The DNA segment CTTCACCTCCATCAGTCCTCCTACTCCACTTCCTCCTGTCTCTGCCGGACTGCTCAACCTGTGATCTCACGTCTCTAGCAGACCTGGATGTACTGGAGGGTTGCGACGCTTCTGATAAAGATGTATTCCTTGATGTGCTGCTTTCTTCATCCTTATCATATGCCTGAATCTTTTTCTCTTCACTGGAAAGGCAGTCTACAAGCTTTACAGCACTTCTAGGTTCTGAATTATTAGAACTTTTGCCAACTTCACATAGAGGCTCCTGGACACATGCCTGATCTACTCACTAGACCAGTTTTTGATCTTTTGTTGGTGGTTATTGTTTTGGTTGGCTGTGCTTTACCTTTCTGTCTGGTTATTGTGGTGGTCCTACATTTCCCCACTGGTGAGGAACTAACATCTTTGACCTTCATCATTGGGATTCTAGATTTAGGGTTCACATCTGGGAATGGATCTAATCGACTGGTGGCTACTAGTCTAATCTTATGAATTAGTCTCAAAGATGTTAGATCTTTTTTACACCCCAGTGGTGGATGAGGTGCTCTCACTGGCAACCTAGACTTCGGTGGCTTTCTTGTAATGTCTTTGCATTTGGAGATTACATCATTATTCTCTGTACTGCCATCCCTAAAAGTACCAGTGTCCTTTCTGACTGAATCTTCACATGGGTTTATTACTTGATCTGAGCAAAGATCAGACATTAACAGCTGTTTGGCTTGTATGCCACTTTGTAGCAAGCAATGTGTTTCAGCATTTAAGGCCTCAAAATTATCGTTATTACTGTGGTTTCTGGAATTATTGGAAGTTTTCTGGAGGTATGTTTTTGGCTCTGTCCTCGATGAGTCTGTCCTTTGATTGTATTTGCTTGTTCTATAGGTTTCTGGTCCTACTTGATGTTCAGTCTCTGGTGTTTGACTTTGAGAACTATCCGAGTCTACACAAACAAAACCTCTCCTCTCAATGTTGGAAGATTTGAGTCCTATTTTAAAAGAAGTACATAAAGAACTGACTTCTGAATAGGGGGGAGGCTCCATGTCATGAGATGTGTCAGAGTAGTCAGTGCATATCTGAATGATATTGTATGATATAACTGTGTTGTCCTCCATCTTAACTTGTGCTCTCTCAACTATCTGTGGATTTGAGGTGACTACATTTGGTTTTCTGACCCCATCCCTTATCCTCCCTCCAAATGTATGCTCACCGATCTGAAAAAATTGCAGCCTCTCTTCAACAAAATCCCGCTTGCTCATGTCAATCGCACCACTGCGGGTCATCTCAAACATCTTCCCTTCGTGGAAGGGGAAAGGGTTTGGCTCGCTAGTTGGTGTGCTTTCATCAGTTGGGGTTCTTGCAGGAGTTGTGTCAGGGGTTGTTGCTGTAGACTTGTCATCTACTGCTAGCCCAAACGGCTTGGGCTCATCATCTTTAATTCTAGCGTCCACTACTTCATCTTCTCCTCCCTTGCTTGACCAAGGATCAAAGCCTTTTGTTGCAACAGTTTTAAAAGGAGTATTAAACTCCTCATCTAGCTTGTAACTAAAGTAAGTGTCTGACAATCTTTGATCAGATTGTTTTCCATCCTTTTCATTGTCCTTTCCATACTTTTGGTTTGAGGAATCAGTCTTAGCTTTGGTCTTTTTACAATCCTCAGTTGGCAATTCTTCATGAATTACTTCAAGTTTACTTTGGCAACGGTCACTTGGTCTAGACATATTATCTGATGCCCAAAGATCCTTTCTGTTTTCATTGGGAAATCCAAATGGTTTGGCAGTAGGTTCACTTAAGCCGTCATCCTCATCTTGAAGTTCATATCCATCCAGAGAGTCAATCTCAGTGGCATCAGTGTCATGAGAGAACTCTGCAGTTGTCGCTAATGAGCAATCTGTGATGGACTGATCATTGCCATTTTGTTCATAATCAAAATCATCTGCTTTTCCATTACCATTTGGCTCTGGTTCTTTATCATTCTCATTCTTGTCATGTTTTTTTGATGGGCTTTTCTTCAAATCTTTGTCCTCAtcaatcttaaaagtatatttcttTATTGGAATAGGTTTAAAGACAGATTCCTCCTCACTTGAATCGCTATCATTAGCTCCTGGGGGCACAGGAGATGGAGGCTGGACTCTTATTATAGGTTCGGTAAGAAGATGTTTATCATGCTCCTCTTGGAGATTTACTTCCTTCAATTCAGTCTCAGCCTCTGAGGAAGGAGTCAACCCTTTTTTCTCAGGCTGTGAAGAATCAGAATCCAAGGGAGGTGGAGGAGGGAACTCTATATATGCAACTCTTTTGTCTTTTGTCTCCTGGACAGTTTTGTGTTCACCATTGGCCTCATTTTCCGGTACAGATTCTTTCAAAAGAATAGCTTTATCTTGTTCACTATCTTCTGACTCCTCTGAAACCTCAGCTATTGGGCTTGCAATACCTggcataaatgcaataaatggaTCAGGGGTTCTTGAGGTGAGATCATAGCTGACCTCTTCTGAGCTTGGTGTCTCTGGAGTCATAGGACTTTTGCCAGAGCTCTCGATAAAAGAGAGCTGTTCTAAAGTGTCATCATCTGGGCTGCCTTGAGGAGATGCAGGCTGTTTCTGTTTAACTGCAAAAATTGTTCGACTTTCTGAGCTAGCCATCTTTTTTAATGTCCCATTGGTTCCTCCTCCTCCCATATCTTTGTCAGACTGTTTCCCCACTTGAACACTTACATAGACTGGTAAAGTTTTAAGCCCTTTGAAACTTTCTATTGTTGTAACAGTGGATATTTTTTCGACTGAACTAGTGTCACTTAGACCACTTGTTGTTCTACTTTCAGCAGAGACTTCTTCAGAGTTCTTTGTTGCACCTTCCTCTCTCTGTAACTCTAAACGCCCATGAACCCTTGGTTTGGTCAAGGTAGGAATGTGCGATGGGCTTTTTTCAGATAATTTAGTTAATGTGTCTTGATTTGCCTTCTTTGACTGATTATTGTCTGGGGGACCAGGTGATGTTCTCACAGGAATGTGAGATTCTGTCTTTTTCTTAAGGGTCTTTATCTGAAAGTCATTCCTAGTGATATTATCCTTAGATGAGGAAGCTGTTTTAACTGTGTcatttttaatgtcacttttaaaaTACTGCTGCTCTTTGATATCATTAATTGCACTATGCCTGTCTGCAATATTTCCATCTTTCAAATTTTGAGAGCTCACTTGCGTTTTATCAAACTCTTGatctttcattttctcaaaaagTGAGGCTCTTTTTACAACAATATCTGATGTGCTAGATTTTTCAGGTAAACATTTTTCACCcagttgctttgaaacaatagtACTACTGGTACTGTGAGGGGTTAGTTTACTTTTATCAGTTTCTGTTAGTTTTCTAGAAGGTGGGAGTGCTTCATCTGTGGAATCGGCTTTGGAGGGTTTTGAACCAGCAAAAATCTGATATACTGGTAATTTACTTTCTGGTAGTTTTTTAACTGGTTGTTTTGACTGTGTTAGAGGCACATTATGATCCTGTTTCTGTTcttttatttcaaacttttgtCGAACAGAACTCACTCTAGAAGTCTTAACTGGCACTGGGGGGCCTGCATTACCTGTCTTTGCCTGCTTAGGATCTTGGTGTTGTTTTGGCTTGTCCTCACAGAACTGTGACAACACATGCCTCTCAGGACTGTTTGGCATACTTGCACTTTTCCTTTCATTTGTACAGCCAAACATCTTCTGTCTGCCTTTGTCCCATTCCTCAGCTGCACTCTTTTGCTTTTTCTCAGGGCTGCTGCACGTTGAGCTTGGCCCTGACCACTTCTCTCGTGATAATCTTGTTGATTTCTTTTTCTCAGGGGACTTGAGCTCATCATTTAACTGTTCAGTTTTGTCCCTAAAAAACTGGGAAACCTCACTCAGTTTCTCCTCTGCCTCTTTAATGGTCCGATCTACTCTATCTTCATATATGAGTTTCTCTCTATTCCTGTCCTGCCTATCCTGGGTGAATCTCATCCAGACTGCATGTTTAGGGCTACCGGGTTCTGTGGTATAATGTAATACTGTAACTTTGTCATATTGCTCATCTTGTGGGGGATATTTACCTGATTTGtctgatgcattccttgctgactTTAATTTGGACTCCTTCCTGGGGCCAGCTACTGTTTCTCCATATACGCCTTCTGCCCCTTGTAACTCAGTGACTATGCTATGTGCCTGGTCTGCCACTGAGTCCTCAGTATCAGAATGTGATATGTCTAATTTTTCTGAGAGCAACATTTTCTCAGCAAACCTGTATGACTCCCCTCTCAACTCTGATAGCTCATCATCATGATACTCAATTGAATGCTGGCTTAGAAGTTTAAAAGCTTTATATGACTCATCTGCAGTAAGCTGAGATGAACTGGGATGAGACTCTTCCTCTTGAGGAACAGGGGCATTGACTCGGGATGTGTTTAAGAAGAATGGCACTGATTCCTCAGCTGTAAGTTCCTCCTCATCTTGAAGAACCTCATAATCACCATCAACCCTTTCAACAAGTTCCTTGAGACCTCGGTCACTCTTGCAAATAAACTCTGGATGCCTTTTAGTCTCTCTTATTATAACTTCCGTTGGGTCAATTGTGTTGCCCTTTTCTATGTGCACCTCAATAATTCTTTCAACTTGGGTTTTTTTGTCCTTTTCGAGGAACCGTGGGGACAATTCATCTCCTTTGATGGCATCTTGGCTAGCTTTGTGCTCAAATAAATTGGCTAATTCTTTGGAAGGGTCTCTTCCAGACTGAAAAGCTTTCATTATCTCTTGGACTGACATTGTTTCTTCAATCTTGTCAGAGCCAGCATCTTTCAGTTGAGGTTTGTGGTAGACCATTCGCGTTGTAGTGGTGATATGAGTTTTTTCTTTGACGCATGCCAGTTCCTCAGAGCTGACTTTCATCTGCAAGGCCTTTACCTTATTTTTGATCGAGCTAACTGCTGGCTCAGGCTCAACTGGAGGCTTCAAAGCTGCTGCCTCATCCATTACTGGCTCACAGACCTCATCAGGATGTTCATAGCTCCTGATAACATGAACAACCTCAGTTCTTGTTTCTGTTATGACAGGGGGAATAGGCACATCTGTAAAGGGGGGGTTTGGCCCTGTGCTCTCTGCACTTTGAGGAGCTGATGGGGTCTTTTCACTTCTGGTTTCAAAACCACTATCTGAGAGGGGACTCTTATCTTGTTCATGGGAAAAGTCATCAGGAGATTCCAGGATAGCATCTGTGCCACAATAGGAGTCTGCTAATTTACTCAAGTCTTTCTCTGAGGTAGAGGTCCGCATACCTGTGGGTGGCATTTTGAGCTTGTGCTCTGGTTTCATGGTACGCTTCTGTTTTTCCTCCCCTTCCTTCTTTATTTCATCATATCTGCTCTTTACATCAGCTATTTTTGAAAGGGAACTGGCACCAAGATCATTCGTTAAGTAATCCACCACTTTAGCTAAATTGAGATCTTTGTCCTGCACTGACTGTGGTCCAAAGGGAAAGGTTGGTTCAAATGTTGGCATGGATCGCAGGGCACTTTGTCGTGCCTCCTCAATTTCATCTTTGGAGAACTCTTCCCATTCATCATCTGAGGCCCTGTCTTTACTTGAGCTTTTGGCCTCACTCAGGACATCTTTTGTGAGAATTTCACTAACTTTGACAAGGTCGCCTTTAACTTTCTCAACCAAACCGAAAGGCTCTTCATCCTCCATTTTGGACTCTTTAGAAACATGTGTGTGGAAACCTTTGGCTGCGGTCGAGGAGTCAGTTTGTAAGATTGCAGTCATTCTTATCAGATCTTCCTTCATATCTGCCACATCCTTAAGAATCTCTTGACTGGATGTCAATGTGGGTGCGGCAGCTGCTTTGAGGACTGTTGGGGAAATAAAAAGTGAGGGCTTTGAGGGTTTAATTCGTGATGTAGAGGACTGTGTTTGGGTGTGTGGCTGAGGTGTGATTGTTATTTTTTCTGGGAGTTTCTTCCCCTGTGGTTCAGGAACCACATTGACCACGGAGAATACTGGAACAGACATGGGACTAGACGATACTGATGTGGTGATAGTGGCTGGTGATCTAAGGGTATCATGAACAGAGCTTGATAAATTTGATCTTAAAGGTGAAGATACAGATTTTAGCGCACTATAGCTTGACATTGAGCCAGCAGTAAGTGATTTCTCAGCCTCACTGAAGGCCGCACCAACACTGGCTGTAGCTGCTTGTGTTGTGGCCTGTATCCGTTCATGTAAGCTGTAAGCCCCTCCTGTAAACAGACGGGAAGATGCAGAGGAGGATGAGGGGTATTTCACTGGAGAAATGGATCCGTTTAACAGGAATGTTTCAGTACTGGATACTGTAGGCTTAGTTGATGAAGAAAGCGATGACAGAATTGTACCCCTAGCTGTATCTGTGGTCGTTTTAATAGAGGACAAGCTTGTAATGTTTCGAATTGGAGAGGACACTGCTATACTTGTGGGGGCCAGGGTGGATTTGAATGATAAAGACgtgtatgtatttgttgttgACTTTATAGAATCAGCTTGGGTCACTGTGGAGAAAGTTCTGTCCAGCATGGATCCAGGTGATGAAGTCAAGTTAGCTCTTGAGGACAATGAAGCAGCGAGCCCCTTAATGGACACCGGATCTGTGCCAATTTTACCCGGCGAAGATACGAGACTGGAGGAAATTTGAACTTGGTTTTGGGGTTGTTGAACCACAGTCTTTATTGGAGATGACATAGATCTGTATGATCTAATGGGTGATGTTATATCGCTAACTGATTTTGCAGGAGAAGCATTTGAGGTTCCTAGGGTCGACTTAATTGGAGACACAGAGGAAATGGACCACACAGACTTTAGTGGCGAAGCAGACGGCGTGTTGGAAGATGAACTGGAGATGGAACCCAGTCCACATTTTGTTTGCCCAGGGATGGTAATAGGAGCAGTCGACCATGCCTGGTAAGATCTTGTTGAAAAGACAGGTTTGTGAGCGTAACCAGCAGGCAGTGTTCTTGTTGTACTTCGTTCGACTGTTTCTTTAAACAGACAAATGAAAATCCAACATAAAGTCAACAAAAAATGGTGGAGAAACAGAGAGACCAGAAGGAAAAAATTGGTCAGTGGTGATTGTCTTATAAGGAGTAGAGCAGCAGTTTTATGATGTGAAATGGAATTGAAGATGAGGATGGTGCCAAAATAAAGATAATCCAAAGAGATTCATGGCCCACTAAGGgttcacaaaacaaaaattaacaaaGTGCACACACGCAAAAGTATGATAAAAAGGATGAACCACAAAACGTAAAATGGCAAGACAAATACACAGGACCAGAGAAAACCAATATCACTTTTGACTTTTGATGTGCTAAATTTTCCTGTGACTGACTACCTTCATTGCTACAGTGCCTTTTATCTGTTTggtttagagagagagaaaataaaaccagACCCTTCTCcaatttgtgtatttttacaaaaacagaaGACTCCAAAACAAAAAGCATCCTTGTTCCTATGCTACAGCAAAGCACTTTATGACAAATGCAGGATATATAGCTACAATTTAAAGTTCAAAATATCACTCCCATCATGCAGATCTGAGTAACTTTAGTGACAGGCAATTCAGTGCAAACTGTGAAAGTACCCGAGAGAATCTACCTGTGAGTCTTCATGCATTTccatcaaaaatgcattaaataattatGCACAATCACAAAGCCAAAAGGAGCCAGACTGGTTGTAAACAGGAATTAAACAAAGGAAATTATTTTCTACTTTGATGCCATAGTGCATAAAGTTTGCATTAATAAGTCACTCAAAGTAAAATGTTatgaatgttacaaaatattcttGCTAGTGTgggtaaaaatgaaaaaaaaaaaaatagggtaaacAATATCCCATAAGCACAGGGCAAGCAcggcacaccaactgaaataccAAATTTCACATGCAAACtaaactttaaaaaacaaaaacagaaaacaagcaTGTGGACTCTGTTCATGTATGGTAAAAATGTGCAGATAAAACAATGTTAATATATCATAGATGGTCACAGCAAGTCACATGTTAGCTTTAATCACTCGCAAGAATTTGATTCTCAATATAAGTTGAtacattagtaaaaaaaacatCACACTCACTCGTTCCAGGCTCGGTCAGATAGCTGTAGCGCTTACGTAAGGCTAGAGATGCAAAGGTATGACGTCGTTCTGGCTTTTCACTCTGTAACAACAACAGAAAGAATCCTATAAGTTCTCCCATTATAAAACCCTGCTTAAAGTTCAGCTATCTCCATTATTGTTCTTTTCCTTCTGAAAAAGCATTATGACTATAATGAAGGAACACTGATTTGGAaggtttttataattttctttataTTACTGTACTCTTTAAATTGGGTTGGCCTATATAGTCTCTATTCACATCAAAGGAAATGAATGTTACATTGATTTCCTTTAATtcttttaaaggaactattattGACTGGGTCAGTGAGATCATAGGTTCCTGTGACCAGTACTTTGTTATGCAATAtaaacttaatattttttgtcctataaattagattttaatatgctttgatatGATCCACTTAAGTTTGACAGTCTAGGCAACAGACCTTGGTGCATGGATAAGTAAAAAAATCAGCTTGCAGAAAGTTGCAGCAGCATgcagtatatgtatgtgtacccAAATTAAAGCTGTCTTAAAAGAACATATAACCCAGAGCTAAAGCAACTAGCACGCCACATGAAAATGAGGGGAGAGCACTATTACCTCTTCCTCAGGATCTGAATCCACATCCTTTTGGTTCCCAAGATGCATTGCAGAAACCGAGGGGATAACGCAATGAAGAGGAGGGCGAAAGAAACATCAGGATATGAAAAAGGCGACTGAGAGCACACTAAGTGAAAGTTACCGCAAAGCCACAGTGAAGGAATATTAAGGagttaaaaataaaggaaaaataaagCACAGAGCCACAACCACAGAAGCTGCTGAAATAAGCACAAGCCTGTGCACCTTCAGCCAAAGCAAGATCCAAATCAAAAGTGTGATTGGGTCAGCCACAACAACAACTTGAAAGAAGCTTGAAACAGATAAAAGACACACTCAGGCAGTTTGAGCCAAGTTTGACCCTTCATGACTAGGAACACTGCTCTATCTTTCCTGAGTATGAAGATGGCATGATATGACGCAGATGATCATAGTTCACCCTTACCTTCTTGAGTCCTGGCAATGTGATGTTTAAATTACAGATAGCAG comes from the Carassius carassius chromosome 39, fCarCar2.1, whole genome shotgun sequence genome and includes:
- the LOC132121271 gene encoding ankyrin-3-like isoform X11; this translates as MAHAASQIKKRADLELTAAEEEREKEKKKKPSKRSREPKKKTDSNASYLRAARAGNLEKALDYIKSGVDINICNQNGLNALHLAAKEGHVEVVAELIKLGATVDAATKKGNSALHIASLAGQADVVKVLVNNGAIINAQSQNGFTPLYMAAQENHLDVIKFLLDNGSSQSIATEDGFTPLAVALQQGHDQVVSLLLENDTKGKVRLPALHIAARKDDTKAAALLLQNDNNADVESKSGFTPLHIAAHYGNINVATLLLNRGAAVDFKARNDITPLHVASKRGNANMVRLLLERGARIDARTKDGLTPLHCGARSGHEQVVELLLDRGAPILSKTKNGLSPLHMATQGDHLNCVQLLLHHEVPVDDVTNDYLTALHVAAHCGHYKVANVLVDKKANPNAKALNGFTPLHIACKKNRIKVMELLLKHGASIQAVTESGLTPIHVAAFMGHENIVTQLTNHGASSNTMNVRGETALHMAARAGQANVVKFLVANGADVDAKAKDDHTPLHISSRLGKPDIVQQLLKHAASPDATTTSGYTPLHLAAREGHKDVASILLDNGASLGITTKKGFTPLHVAAKYGKIEVANLLLQKQAPPDAAGKSGLTPLHVAAHYDNQKVALLLLDQGASPHAAAKNGYTPLHIAAKKNQMEIATTLLEYGADTNATTRQGISPLHLAAQEGNVDMVTLLLARETEINLGNKSGLTPLHLAAQEDKVNVSEVLINHGATVDPETKMGYTPLHVSCHYGNIKMVHFLLENQAKVNAKTKNGYTPLHQAAQQGHTHIINLLLQHGASPNELTVNGNTALAIAKRLGYISVVDTLKVVTEETHTTVTVMEKHKMNVPETMNEFLDMSDDEGEDAMTGDTDKYLGPQDLRELGDDSLPQEGYVGFSVGARTASLRSFSSDRSNTLNRSSFTRDSMMIEEILAPNKDTHLALSKDYNVDSMRRYSWTPDTLDNVNLVSSPIHSGFLVSFMVDARGGSMRGSRHNGMRIIIPPRKCTAPTRITCRLVKRHKLASLPPMVEGEGLASRLVEVGPAGAQFLGPVIVEIPHFGSMRGEERELIMLRSENGETWKEHHYDCKYEDLYELLNGMDEELESTADLEKKRICRIITKDFPQYFAVVSRIKQESNQMGPEGGVLSSMTVPLVQASFPEGALTKKIRVGLQSQPVPDETVKKLIGNRATFSPIVTVEPRRRKFHKPITMTIPMPPLSGDGVVNGYKGDPTPSLRLLCSITGGTSPAQWEDITGTTPLTFLKDCVSFTTNVSARFWLADCHQIPEAVGLATQLYRELICVPYMAKFVVFAKMNDPVESSLRCFCMTDDKVDKTLEQQENFEEVARSKDIEVLEGKPIYVDCYGNLAPLTKSGQHLVFNFYAFKENRLPFCVKVRDSNQDPCGRVSFLTEPKTSKGLVQTAICNLNITLPGLKKDVDSDPEEESEKPERRHTFASLALRKRYSYLTEPGTKTVERSTTRTLPAGYAHKPVFSTRSYQAWSTAPITIPGQTKCGLGSISSSSSNTPSASPLKSVWSISSVSPIKSTLGTSNASPAKSVSDITSPIRSYRSMSSPIKTVVQQPQNQVQISSSLVSSPGKIGTDPVSIKGLAASLSSRANLTSSPGSMLDRTFSTVTQADSIKSTTNTYTSLSFKSTLAPTSIAVSSPIRNITSLSSIKTTTDTARGTILSSLSSSTKPTVSSTETFLLNGSISPVKYPSSSSASSRLFTGGAYSLHERIQATTQAATASVGAAFSEAEKSLTAGSMSSYSALKSVSSPLRSNLSSSVHDTLRSPATITTSVSSSPMSVPVFSVVNVVPEPQGKKLPEKITITPQPHTQTQSSTSRIKPSKPSLFISPTVLKAAAAPTLTSSQEILKDVADMKEDLIRMTAILQTDSSTAAKGFHTHVSKESKMEDEEPFGLVEKVKGDLVKVSEILTKDVLSEAKSSSKDRASDDEWEEFSKDEIEEARQSALRSMPTFEPTFPFGPQSVQDKDLNLAKVVDYLTNDLGASSLSKIADVKSRYDEIKKEGEEKQKRTMKPEHKLKMPPTGMRTSTSEKDLSKLADSYCGTDAILESPDDFSHEQDKSPLSDSGFETRSEKTPSAPQSAESTGPNPPFTDVPIPPVITETRTEVVHVIRSYEHPDEVCEPVMDEAAALKPPVEPEPAVSSIKNKVKALQMKVSSEELACVKEKTHITTTTRMVYHKPQLKDAGSDKIEETMSVQEIMKAFQSGRDPSKELANLFEHKASQDAIKGDELSPRFLEKDKKTQVERIIEVHIEKGNTIDPTEVIIRETKRHPEFICKSDRGLKELVERVDGDYEVLQDEEELTAEESVPFFLNTSRVNAPVPQEEESHPSSSQLTADESYKAFKLLSQHSIEYHDDELSELRGESYRFAEKMLLSEKLDISHSDTEDSVADQAHSIVTELQGAEGVYGETVAGPRKESKLKSARNASDKSGKYPPQDEQYDKVTVLHYTTEPGSPKHAVWMRFTQDRQDRNREKLIYEDRVDRTIKEAEEKLSEVSQFFRDKTEQLNDELKSPEKKKSTRLSREKWSGPSSTCSSPEKKQKSAAEEWDKGRQKMFGCTNERKSASMPNSPERHVLSQFCEDKPKQHQDPKQAKTGNAGPPVPVKTSRVSSVRQKFEIKEQKQDHNVPLTQSKQPVKKLPESKLPVYQIFAGSKPSKADSTDEALPPSRKLTETDKSKLTPHSTSSTIVSKQLGEKCLPEKSSTSDIVVKRASLFEKMKDQEFDKTQVSSQNLKDGNIADRHSAINDIKEQQYFKSDIKNDTVKTASSSKDNITRNDFQIKTLKKKTESHIPVRTSPGPPDNNQSKKANQDTLTKLSEKSPSHIPTLTKPRVHGRLELQREEGATKNSEEVSAESRTTSGLSDTSSVEKISTVTTIESFKGLKTLPVYVSVQVGKQSDKDMGGGGTNGTLKKMASSESRTIFAVKQKQPASPQGSPDDDTLEQLSFIESSGKSPMTPETPSSEEVSYDLTSRTPDPFIAFMPGIASPIAEVSEESEDSEQDKAILLKESVPENEANGEHKTVQETKDKRVAYIEFPPPPPLDSDSSQPEKKGLTPSSEAETELKEVNLQEEHDKHLLTEPIIRVQPPSPVPPGANDSDSSEEESVFKPIPIKKYTFKIDEDKDLKKSPSKKHDKNENDKEPEPNGNGKADDFDYEQNGNDQSITDCSLATTAEFSHDTDATEIDSLDGYELQDEDDGLSEPTAKPFGFPNENRKDLWASDNMSRPSDRCQSKLEVIHEELPTEDCKKTKAKTDSSNQKYGKDNEKDGKQSDQRLSDTYFSYKLDEEFNTPFKTVATKGFDPWSSKGGEDEVVDARIKDDEPKPFGLAVDDKSTATTPDTTPARTPTDESTPTSEPNPFPFHEGKMFEMTRSGAIDMSKRDFVEERLQFFQIGPQSPCERTDVRMAIVADHLGLSWTELAREMEFSVDEINQIRVENPNSLTAQSFMLLKKWVSRDGKNATTDALTAVLTKINRLDIVTLLEGPIFDYGNISGTRCFADDSAVSQEQADGYHSIELELKSPSELAYEPPTPLHQDDFFGEDSRLNFPFSAPVRPSELSLPTTSGPVSAETKPPTVMAEETFIGGRDSVSQEDWSAENYFGVSKEIPVPTEQHDSERTSKESDVFPESPVKEQKEVQSKLPVCVSANEAPGENGKSGFDEEDEEMTQEKIKSLLENIKLEEGSEEEEMTEERLQAIFCEVQQADKDVSSISGLQSETSGANGKMATSDHRLDTGQELMSSTPGVETERQNGDYQKLQAQARLSQDANDSSSKTNGKARKDSGQEVSSEAVEDRGPNNREEDISEPIVQQDIRKDNESSSDEEETVTTRVYRRRVILKGDQARNIPVETVTGEQFTDEDGNLVTRKVIRKVVRRTAGVEDKGRRKHGKHTWQANRAEQEEEGGPGPLREHTEAGEEEKGIKKEGRQREKMGQS